The proteins below come from a single Sorghum bicolor cultivar BTx623 chromosome 4, Sorghum_bicolor_NCBIv3, whole genome shotgun sequence genomic window:
- the LOC8059601 gene encoding protein BONZAI 1: MGNCCSDEVSHAGAHHVGAAAAAKAASAASAAADRFLRSRGAGASTQIELSLSASNLGDQEYFPKSNPMVVVYSKRRDGALEEIGRSEVILNSLNPFWTTKISAQYQFEVLQPLVFQVFDIHQQFHDVSEKMLKLEEQEFLGEATCLLSEVITKRDRLLTLKLGVSEHNLPNPNKFGELTVQAEESSGSKAIMEMIFRCSDLEIKDLLTKSDTFLLISGISDSGMPVPICKTEVRKNDLNPRWRPVILNLQQIGSKENPLIIECFNFSSNGKHDLVGKIVKSVAELENMYHRKNGENFFVPASNAHECHSKEVLKSQLYVEKYVESNRHTFLDYISVGCQLNFMVGVDFTASNGNPRLPDSLHYIDPSGRPNVYQKAILEVGDVLQYYDPAKRFPAWGFGARPIDGPCSHCFNLNGSTYQPEVDGIQGIMSAYISALRNVSLAGPTLFGQLISTAMAIASQSLADNQQKYFILLIVTDGVVTDFQETIDAIIKASDFPISIIVVGVGGADFKEMEFLDPNKGEKLESSTGRVASRDMIQFAPMKDMHGSGISTLQSLLAEIPGQFMTYMRTRETQTIS, translated from the exons ATGGGGAACTGCTGCTCCGACGAGGTGAGCCACGCCGGCGCTCACCacgtcggcgccgccgccgccgccaaagcCGCCTCCGCAGCCTCCGCCGCGGCCGACCGCTTCCTCCGCTCCCGTGGCGCCGGCGCGTCCACGCAGATCGAG TTATCTCTCTCAGCATCAAATTTGGGCGATCAAGAATATTTTCCCAAG AGTAATCCCATGGTGGTTGTGTATTCCAAAAGGAGAGATGGGGCACTTGAAGAAATTGGGCGTAGTGAAGTCATTTTAAATTCATTGAACCCATTTTGGACGACCAAAATCAGTGCGCAGTACCAGTTTGAGGTTCTTCAGCCATTGGT GTTTCAGGTCTTTGACATCCACCAGCAGTTCCATGATGTCAGTGAAAAG ATGCTTAAGCTGGAGGAGCAAGAGTTTCTTGGAGAGGCTACCTGTCTTTTGTCAGAG GTTATCACCAAACGGGACAGACTGCTGACGCTGAAGCTTGGTGTCTCTGAACATAACTTGCCAAATCCTAATAAATTTGGTGAGCTAACTGTTCAGGCTGAGGAAAGTTCAGGTTCAAAAGCAATAATGGAGATGATATTCCGCTGTTCGGATCTTGAAATCAAGGATCTTCTAACAAAGAGT GATACTTTCTTGCTAATATCTGGAATATCAGATAGTGGAATGCCTGTTCCAATTTGCAAGACAGAAGTAAGAAAGAATGATCTCAATCCTAGGTGGAGGCCAGTGATTCTGAATCTTCAACAGATTGGAAGTAAG GAGAACCCTCTAATTATAGAATGCTTTAACTTCAGTAGCAATGGGAAACATGACCTAGTCGG CAAGATAGTCAAGTCAGTCGCAGAATTGGAAAATATGTACCATAGGAAGAATGGTGAAAATTTCTTTGTTCCTGCCAGCAATGCTCATGAATGTCACAGTAAGGAG GTATTGAAGAGTCAGCTATATGTAGAGAAATATGTTGAGAGCAACAGGCATACTTTCCTAGATTATATTTCTGTTGGGTGCCAGTTGAATTTTATGGTAGGCGTAGATTTCACAG CTTCAAATGGAAATCCACGGCTTCCAGATTCTTTGCATTATATTGACCCCTCAGGTCGGCCAAATGTATATCAGAAG GCAATACTGGAAGTTGGAGATGTTCTACAATATTATGACCCAGCGAAGCGTTTTCCCGCTTGGGGCTTTGGAGCAAGACCTATTGACGGTCCTTGTTCTCATTGTTTCAACTTGAATGGCAGCACTTATCAACCTGAG GTTGATGGAATACAAGGAATTATGTCAGCTTATATCAGTGCTCTTCGTAATGTATCATTGGCTGGTCCCACCCTCTTTGGTCAGTTGATAAGCACTGCCATGGCGATAGCTAGCCAATCTCTTGCTGACAATCAACAGAAATACTTCATTTTGTTAATAGTCACT GATGGCGTGGTGACTGATTTTCAAGAgactattgatgccatcataaAGGCATCAGATTTTCCTATATCCATCATTGTTGTTGGAGTTGGAGGGGCTGATTTCAAGGAAATGGAG TTTCTAGATCCAAATAAAGGAGAGAAACTGGAAAGCTCAACCGGGAGGGTTGCATCAAGGGATATGATACAGTTTGCTCCGATGAAGGATATGCACG GCTCTGGGATATCTACACTTCAATCACTTCTTGCTGAGATACCAGGGCAATTCATGACGTACATGAGGACGAGGGAAACTCAAACaattagttag